A single window of Flavobacterium aestivum DNA harbors:
- a CDS encoding DUF1772 domain-containing protein, translated as MTITFIRFINLILAALLAGTSFGILIGLNPNNYTPATYLEQQQQLVLSLNIPMVSLVIAATIVTIISAFLQRNNRSVYIILLIAAIFFASCIFISTFGNLPIQTEMLNWKTDSLPSNWTSLRDKWWTLHTVRTIAELVALTLIAWTTSMSAVNSSQEKKNGS; from the coding sequence ATGACTATAACTTTCATACGCTTTATCAATCTTATTTTAGCTGCCCTACTTGCTGGGACAAGCTTTGGTATTTTAATAGGACTAAACCCTAACAACTATACACCTGCCACCTATTTGGAACAGCAACAACAGCTAGTTTTATCATTAAACATTCCGATGGTTTCACTTGTTATAGCCGCAACAATCGTAACAATTATTTCAGCATTTCTTCAGCGTAACAACAGAAGCGTTTATATTATTTTACTAATTGCTGCCATATTTTTTGCATCATGTATTTTCATTTCAACATTTGGAAATCTTCCTATCCAAACTGAAATGCTGAATTGGAAAACTGATTCGCTTCCTAGCAACTGGACTTCACTTCGTGACAAATGGTGGACACTTCACACTGTTCGCACAATAGCGGAATTAGTTGCCCTTACACTTATAGCTTGGACAACTAGTATGTCAGCAGTAAACTCTTCACAAGAAAAGAAAAACGGCAGCTAA